A single genomic interval of Dyella sp. GSA-30 harbors:
- a CDS encoding DUF3592 domain-containing protein, translating into MKATPGYLLFFGCVGAIFLVACGFTGLHTWRFIHTASHATGKVTRQNHGCAHVEIHFETAADAAVDYPQNGAVCLQAGQEVQVLYDPSLPKLTATVDSFGALWGATFWAGGLGIAFLAGAIFMRAGSRFIYLKPGR; encoded by the coding sequence ATGAAGGCCACTCCCGGCTACCTACTTTTCTTCGGTTGTGTTGGCGCGATTTTCCTCGTTGCCTGCGGTTTCACCGGTCTGCATACCTGGCGATTCATCCACACGGCAAGCCACGCCACAGGAAAGGTCACGCGCCAGAACCACGGTTGCGCCCATGTCGAGATTCACTTTGAAACTGCAGCCGATGCGGCGGTCGACTACCCCCAAAATGGTGCGGTCTGCCTTCAGGCCGGACAGGAAGTGCAGGTCTTGTACGATCCTTCGTTGCCGAAACTGACGGCAACGGTCGATAGCTTCGGCGCGCTGTGGGGCGCTACCTTCTGGGCCGGCGGACTGGGCATCGCTTTTCTGGCCGGTGCGATTTTCATGCGCGCCGGTTCCCGTTTCATCTATCTCAAACCCGGTCGGTAG
- a CDS encoding cytochrome b, whose amino-acid sequence MSQPASYTKVAIAIHWLIALLIFLNVGLGIFMESFPKSAPGHDAVLFYHASIGSLIFMLAVLRLLWRITHKPPALPASIPSWQQTVAHALHWLLYSLMFLVPITGYLHRMAGGHPVSFFGIGFLPVVLGKNEPLRLLTDTLHVCLVWVFCILVVGHIGAALKHRLIDRDGVLQRMLRA is encoded by the coding sequence ATGTCACAGCCAGCGTCTTACACAAAGGTCGCCATCGCCATACATTGGCTGATTGCGCTGCTGATTTTTCTTAACGTCGGGCTCGGCATCTTTATGGAGAGCTTTCCAAAGAGCGCTCCAGGCCATGACGCGGTACTGTTCTATCACGCCTCGATTGGCAGTCTGATTTTCATGCTGGCCGTGCTTCGTCTGCTGTGGCGAATCACTCATAAGCCACCCGCACTTCCAGCAAGCATTCCATCGTGGCAGCAAACGGTTGCGCATGCCCTGCACTGGTTACTGTATTCGTTGATGTTTCTCGTGCCTATTACCGGCTATCTGCATCGCATGGCGGGCGGGCATCCGGTGAGTTTCTTCGGGATCGGCTTCCTGCCCGTTGTGCTGGGCAAGAACGAGCCCTTGCGCTTGCTCACCGATACCCTGCATGTGTGCCTGGTCTGGGTCTTTTGCATTCTCGTGGTCGGCCATATAGGTGCCGCTCTGAAACACAGGCTTATCGATCGCGATGGCGTTCTCCAGCGCATGTTGCGCGCATAA
- a CDS encoding efflux RND transporter periplasmic adaptor subunit — MKKHQGRLAAVGYALAAVILILAEHAVTDKVKAAPHPSAPADTQTVAINAEQAKQVRLADVTQRDFAPHVDAVGYVDFNQDQLAQVSSPYAGRVRDVFAKAGDTVSRGQALFSLDSPDLTQAEASLVSAAAARAQTTAALERARSMAQVQANAPRDLEQAVADQQTAEGNYQAARRALRIFSKSDAQIDRIAATRRVDGELRIDSPVAGQVTSRNVAPGDLVQPGNGPAPFGVGDSNSLWLVANVVEADAPQVHVGEPLFASLPALPGQPIEAQVDYVGSTSDAATHRVTLRAVLHSPPAGLRPQMLANYSIVTGAPTRHDALPADAVVREGSGSMVIFTTSDGLHFTRHPVQLGTPQDGYYPVLSELQPHLRIATEGALFLSNALALQSQ, encoded by the coding sequence ATGAAGAAGCATCAAGGACGGCTGGCAGCGGTCGGTTACGCGCTGGCGGCCGTCATCCTGATACTGGCCGAGCATGCAGTGACCGACAAGGTAAAGGCCGCGCCCCACCCCAGCGCTCCTGCAGATACCCAGACCGTCGCGATCAACGCCGAACAGGCCAAACAGGTTCGCCTGGCCGATGTCACTCAGCGCGACTTTGCCCCACATGTCGATGCCGTGGGCTATGTGGATTTCAACCAGGACCAACTGGCCCAGGTGAGTTCGCCCTATGCCGGCCGCGTGCGCGATGTATTTGCCAAGGCCGGTGACACGGTAAGTCGCGGCCAGGCTCTGTTCTCTCTGGATAGCCCCGACCTGACCCAGGCCGAAGCCTCGCTGGTGAGTGCTGCCGCCGCGCGCGCGCAAACCACGGCGGCCCTTGAACGAGCCAGAAGCATGGCGCAGGTACAGGCCAACGCGCCGCGCGATCTCGAGCAGGCGGTAGCCGATCAGCAGACTGCTGAAGGCAACTATCAGGCGGCTCGCCGTGCGCTACGTATCTTCAGCAAAAGCGATGCACAGATCGATCGCATCGCGGCCACACGACGCGTCGATGGCGAGTTGCGCATCGACAGTCCGGTCGCCGGCCAGGTGACTTCGCGCAACGTCGCTCCCGGTGACCTCGTGCAACCGGGCAATGGCCCTGCGCCCTTCGGCGTGGGGGACTCGAACAGCTTGTGGCTGGTCGCGAACGTGGTCGAGGCCGACGCACCCCAGGTGCATGTTGGCGAGCCGTTGTTCGCCTCGTTACCTGCATTGCCGGGACAACCCATCGAAGCGCAGGTGGATTATGTCGGCAGCACTTCGGACGCGGCGACGCACCGTGTGACGCTACGCGCCGTGCTGCATTCGCCACCGGCTGGCCTGCGTCCGCAGATGCTGGCCAACTACAGCATCGTCACCGGGGCGCCAACGCGTCACGATGCCCTGCCCGCGGATGCGGTCGTGCGCGAAGGCAGTGGCTCGATGGTGATATTCACCACCTCCGATGGCCTGCATTTCACTCGCCATCCGGTGCAATTGGGTACGCCGCAAGACGGCTATTACCCGGTGCTGTCCGAACTGCAGCCCCACCTCCGCATCGCCACGGAAGGCGCGCTGTTCCTCAGCAACGCGCTGGCGCTGCAGTCGCAGTGA
- a CDS encoding alpha/beta hydrolase, protein MNALVYVAAGVGPHPTVILLHGFPGNERNLDLAQDMRRAGWDVLYFNYRGSWGSSGDFSFSHGIDDVAAVIAYLRKPENAKRLRLDPSRIVLVGHSMGGFMAVQAASADPAIKGIAMISGADMAGMLSQMQTQDSQAAGIKKMSALLANEGMAPLSGCTPDGLAQELSDHASAWAFRSKAGSIKDRPVFVMTSDDGLAPVDDAFAAALRQAGDARVTTLHLATDHAYSDKRTELSQALLQWLARFK, encoded by the coding sequence ATGAATGCGCTGGTCTATGTGGCGGCGGGTGTCGGGCCACATCCGACCGTGATTTTGTTGCACGGCTTTCCGGGAAACGAGCGAAACCTGGATCTTGCGCAGGATATGCGGCGGGCAGGGTGGGACGTTCTCTATTTCAACTATCGCGGGTCATGGGGTTCATCCGGGGATTTCTCCTTCTCGCACGGTATCGATGACGTGGCGGCGGTCATCGCCTATCTGCGCAAGCCCGAAAACGCCAAGCGGCTGCGATTGGATCCTTCCAGGATCGTGCTGGTAGGTCACAGCATGGGTGGATTCATGGCCGTCCAGGCCGCGTCCGCCGACCCTGCCATCAAAGGCATCGCGATGATCTCTGGAGCCGATATGGCCGGGATGTTGAGCCAGATGCAGACGCAGGACTCGCAGGCAGCCGGGATAAAGAAAATGAGTGCGCTGCTGGCCAATGAAGGCATGGCGCCGCTCAGCGGATGCACGCCGGATGGTTTGGCGCAGGAACTGTCGGACCATGCTTCCGCCTGGGCATTTCGCTCAAAGGCTGGATCGATCAAGGATCGACCGGTATTCGTCATGACCTCGGACGATGGACTGGCACCTGTCGACGACGCCTTCGCCGCCGCGCTTCGCCAGGCCGGCGATGCGCGGGTGACGACGCTTCATCTGGCAACCGACCATGCGTATTCCGACAAGCGAACGGAACTCTCGCAAGCCTTGTTGCAATGGCTTGCGAGGTTCAAGTAG
- a CDS encoding response regulator transcription factor, with the protein MRCLLIEDDIPTAELIREGLCQAGHQVELCHDGHDGLARVSDELWDLVVLDRMLPGGLDGLDILASMRLREDRTPVLVLSALSSLDERVRGLRSGGDDYLTKPFALDELLARIEALARRAGQRAEPEQLDVGDLTLEPRTRRVFRDGRPILLQPREYQLLEYLVRHRDEVVTRKMLLSAVWGYHFDPETNVIDVQMSRLRNKIDKDGVPPLIRTVRGVGFTIGAPAQDGDDVDG; encoded by the coding sequence ATGCGTTGCCTACTGATCGAGGATGACATCCCCACCGCCGAACTGATTCGGGAAGGCCTGTGCCAGGCCGGCCATCAGGTCGAGCTATGCCATGACGGCCATGACGGGCTCGCGCGCGTCAGCGACGAGCTGTGGGACCTGGTTGTGCTGGACCGTATGCTGCCCGGCGGCCTGGACGGTCTCGATATTCTCGCGTCGATGCGCTTGCGCGAAGATCGCACGCCGGTATTGGTACTGAGCGCCTTGAGCAGCCTCGACGAACGCGTCCGCGGATTGCGCAGCGGCGGCGACGATTACCTCACCAAACCCTTCGCGCTGGACGAGCTACTCGCGCGTATCGAGGCGCTGGCGCGGCGTGCCGGTCAGCGCGCCGAGCCCGAGCAGCTTGACGTGGGCGACCTCACCCTGGAGCCACGCACGCGACGGGTGTTTCGAGACGGTCGCCCGATCCTGCTGCAACCGCGCGAATATCAGCTGCTCGAATACCTGGTACGCCATCGCGACGAGGTGGTCACGCGCAAGATGCTGCTGTCGGCGGTCTGGGGCTATCACTTCGATCCGGAAACCAATGTGATCGACGTGCAGATGAGCCGCCTGCGCAACAAGATCGACAAGGACGGTGTGCCGCCATTGATCCGCACCGTCCGCGGCGTGGGCTTCACCATCGGCGCGCCCGCGCAGGATGGCGATGATGTCGACGGCTAG
- a CDS encoding DUF6603 domain-containing protein: MSDSQGTVALILGEIHKVFSPLAAGLRPEAAPGFFASLGVGMTPAQVSALASAFSTTLNDMENFVSVVQELVQASDASTEIEKGVETAVKLARVIADIPPLMSALGSLPGVTPAVIDALPDRLFSLLLADYLGRSRGLNEVLEFTGILEREDFNLDSTDPTKPFYTINTFHFDRVGGWLSNPTQQLQSLYDWGSAAFDGKKLLQALDTFFAMLGLPVSYDDSGATPTLDLIGIEVVPKTTVTPKGLAITLKDKSAQSTLSFDGVDWTVTLTLEFGVLAGTEIVVQPDGNITVTPPGAASVSGKSTIAVVKQSDASNPIVLLGQPGSSRLEVQKLELDLGAGFTWNAGKASGSFSIGGALGGGKLVIGMDQADGFIGTLLSGVHVESDFDLGFGYSTDHGFYFVGAGSLEIQMPMHLDLGPVEISALTFSVGIKGQQFPVGLAVDLNASLGPLQAVVQQVGIEIDFALKNDRSGNAGPIDVSVGFKPPKGAGLSINTGLVTGGGYLSFDPDKGEYSGVAQLSIAEIVTVTAVSLITTKMPDGSSGFSLLLIITTDFPPLQLGFGFTLNAVGGLLGLNRSVLLDVLRDGVRTGAVDSIMFPTDVIANAPRIISDLKAVFPPQNGTFLVGPMAKFGWGTPSLITLSLGVILEIPPGNIAILGVLKVALPDADLALIQIQVNFVGTLDVTQQLIAFDASLYDSHVLFMTLEGDMAVRLKWGDNAGFVLSVGGFHPSFTPLPGLNLPATMKRLSISILDYDWAKIKVDCYFAVTSNTVQFGAHLYLFFGVDDANISGQLGLDVLFQFSPFYFVALITGSLGISVFGYDLLSIDLRFQLSGPSPWRANGTGSISILFFSCDVSFDVTWGDAKDTSLPPVDVMPIFLGELNKQENWRALPPPSSNLLVSLRQLDPSLLILHPFGALTVSQRALPLHLKLDKIGNQKPDDVDQVDISGANSGPVSLSVSDANEQFAIAQFQDMSDAEKLSRPSYQPIKGGVTIGANTAIQSSKMTRRTIDYDITIIDRQPRKPLALGALYRASSVLFHPFLSGSTVARSSLSQQTKSQLRPYADMIAVGAESFTVSNLQDNTPLDASSTFGSEAAARQYMQERLAATPSLAGAIHVLPACEVNAP; the protein is encoded by the coding sequence ATGAGCGACTCACAAGGCACCGTCGCCCTCATCCTTGGGGAGATCCACAAAGTCTTCTCACCGCTCGCGGCGGGCCTTCGTCCCGAAGCGGCACCGGGCTTCTTTGCATCGCTAGGTGTCGGCATGACGCCAGCGCAGGTCTCCGCGTTGGCGTCCGCCTTCTCCACCACCCTCAACGACATGGAGAATTTCGTCAGCGTTGTGCAGGAGTTGGTCCAGGCAAGCGATGCCTCCACGGAGATCGAGAAAGGCGTCGAAACCGCGGTCAAGCTCGCACGCGTCATCGCCGACATTCCGCCCTTGATGAGCGCGCTCGGCAGCCTTCCCGGAGTGACTCCGGCGGTGATCGACGCCCTGCCCGATCGCCTGTTCTCGCTGTTGCTGGCCGACTACCTTGGCCGTAGCCGCGGGCTCAACGAGGTGCTGGAGTTCACCGGCATCCTCGAGCGAGAAGATTTCAACCTCGACTCCACCGATCCGACCAAGCCGTTCTACACCATCAACACATTCCACTTCGATCGCGTGGGAGGCTGGCTCAGCAACCCCACCCAGCAGCTTCAGTCACTGTACGACTGGGGTAGTGCCGCGTTCGACGGAAAAAAGTTATTGCAGGCGCTGGACACCTTTTTTGCCATGCTCGGCCTGCCGGTCAGTTACGACGACTCGGGGGCAACGCCGACGCTCGACCTGATCGGTATCGAGGTGGTGCCCAAGACCACCGTGACGCCCAAGGGGCTGGCCATCACGCTGAAGGACAAGTCGGCGCAGTCGACGCTGTCCTTCGACGGCGTCGACTGGACGGTCACGCTGACGCTGGAGTTTGGCGTACTCGCCGGCACCGAGATCGTGGTGCAGCCCGACGGCAACATCACCGTGACGCCGCCGGGCGCAGCTAGCGTTTCGGGCAAGAGCACGATCGCGGTGGTCAAGCAAAGCGATGCATCCAATCCCATCGTGCTGCTTGGACAGCCCGGCAGCAGCCGGCTGGAAGTGCAGAAGCTCGAACTGGACCTGGGCGCGGGTTTCACCTGGAACGCCGGCAAGGCCAGCGGCAGCTTCAGTATTGGAGGCGCGTTGGGTGGCGGCAAACTGGTCATTGGCATGGATCAGGCCGACGGCTTCATCGGTACGCTGCTGTCGGGCGTGCATGTGGAATCGGATTTCGATCTCGGCTTTGGTTACTCCACCGATCATGGTTTCTATTTCGTCGGTGCCGGCTCGCTGGAGATCCAGATGCCGATGCATCTCGACCTCGGTCCTGTCGAGATCAGCGCACTCACCTTCTCGGTGGGCATCAAGGGCCAGCAGTTCCCGGTGGGATTGGCGGTCGATCTCAATGCCTCGCTGGGCCCCTTGCAAGCGGTGGTCCAGCAGGTGGGCATCGAGATCGATTTTGCACTGAAGAACGATCGCAGCGGCAATGCCGGCCCGATCGATGTCAGTGTCGGCTTCAAACCGCCCAAGGGTGCCGGCCTGAGCATCAATACCGGCCTGGTGACCGGCGGCGGCTACCTGTCGTTCGATCCGGACAAGGGCGAGTACTCCGGCGTGGCGCAACTGTCGATCGCCGAGATCGTAACGGTGACCGCGGTATCGCTGATCACGACCAAGATGCCCGATGGTTCCAGCGGGTTCTCGCTGCTGTTGATCATCACCACCGACTTTCCGCCGTTGCAACTGGGCTTCGGTTTTACGCTCAATGCGGTCGGCGGCCTGCTCGGCTTGAACCGCTCCGTGCTGCTCGACGTGCTGCGCGATGGCGTACGCACCGGCGCAGTCGACAGCATCATGTTTCCCACCGACGTCATCGCCAATGCGCCGCGCATCATCAGCGACCTGAAGGCGGTCTTTCCGCCACAGAACGGCACCTTCCTTGTGGGCCCCATGGCGAAGTTCGGCTGGGGCACGCCATCGCTGATCACGCTCTCCCTCGGCGTCATACTGGAGATCCCACCGGGGAACATCGCCATTCTTGGCGTGCTCAAGGTGGCGTTGCCCGATGCGGATCTTGCGCTGATCCAGATCCAGGTGAACTTCGTCGGCACCCTGGACGTCACGCAGCAGCTGATCGCGTTCGACGCGAGCCTGTACGACTCGCACGTGCTCTTCATGACGCTGGAAGGCGATATGGCGGTTCGCCTGAAGTGGGGCGACAACGCCGGCTTCGTGCTGTCCGTGGGCGGTTTCCATCCCTCGTTCACGCCGCTGCCCGGGCTCAACCTGCCGGCGACGATGAAGCGGCTGAGCATCAGCATCCTCGATTACGACTGGGCGAAGATCAAGGTCGACTGCTATTTCGCCGTCACCTCGAACACCGTGCAATTCGGTGCGCACCTGTACCTGTTCTTTGGCGTAGACGACGCCAACATCTCCGGCCAGCTCGGTCTCGATGTGCTGTTCCAGTTCTCGCCGTTCTACTTCGTGGCGCTGATCACCGGCTCGCTGGGCATTTCCGTGTTCGGCTACGACCTGCTCAGCATCGACTTGCGCTTTCAGCTGTCCGGCCCATCGCCGTGGCGTGCCAATGGCACCGGCAGCATTTCGATCCTGTTCTTCAGCTGCGACGTGAGTTTCGACGTGACCTGGGGCGATGCGAAGGACACATCGCTGCCGCCCGTGGATGTCATGCCGATCTTTCTGGGCGAGCTCAACAAGCAGGAAAACTGGCGTGCACTGCCGCCGCCGTCGAGCAATCTGCTGGTGTCGCTGCGCCAGCTCGATCCCTCCCTGCTGATCCTGCATCCGTTCGGCGCGCTGACGGTATCCCAGCGCGCCCTGCCCTTGCACCTGAAGCTGGACAAGATAGGCAACCAGAAGCCCGACGACGTCGACCAGGTCGATATCTCCGGTGCCAACAGCGGGCCGGTCAGCCTTTCCGTGAGCGATGCCAACGAGCAGTTCGCCATCGCCCAGTTCCAGGACATGTCCGATGCGGAAAAGCTCTCGCGTCCGTCGTACCAACCCATCAAGGGCGGTGTGACCATCGGTGCGAATACGGCGATCCAGTCCAGCAAGATGACCCGCCGTACCATCGACTACGACATCACCATCATTGACAGGCAGCCACGCAAGCCGCTTGCGCTCGGCGCGCTCTATCGCGCGAGCAGTGTGTTATTCCACCCCTTCCTGAGCGGCTCCACCGTGGCGCGTTCGTCGCTGTCGCAGCAGACGAAATCTCAGCTTCGGCCCTACGCCGACATGATTGCGGTAGGAGCGGAAAGCTTTACGGTCAGCAACCTTCAAGACAACACGCCGCTCGACGCCAGCTCGACCTTCGGCAGCGAAGCGGCGGCGCGACAGTACATGCAGGAACGTCTCGCGGCCACACCCTCATTGGCCGGCGCCATTCACGTACTGCCCGCCTGCGAGGTAAATGCGCCGTGA
- a CDS encoding glycoside hydrolase family 2, whose translation MKLASAFLGLLGLALVLHWPPLAQAATDVRLASAEVSLTGPWQFSFGNDPQWAMPQFDDRSWERIDLTPLAGAHDGDVGLSNYVPGWTAHGHAGRWGHAWYRMRLHWSVPEGAQPVLIGPTLVDDAYEIFWNGKKIGGVGDFSADPPRAFSTHPVLYKLPESASSGDAVVAIHVYLQQSNVSASEAGGVHVAPILAESNAGHARLLTQWWQTFWGYVVEVIEPVFLVGLALYALSLRSISLPDRFWTRVALALISIALLRFNQAVSAWTEIESLKTYDVVRSVVLGPLTLGTWVIAWNSWVSPPDRRIDRFAMALAVLAAIAALVGQHVEIVRVASRLALLALFVWVAWHIVRHGRGRTFALITMLTTGVAMFAEEINTIGVPGIWFPFGVGVSRSQYALSVAIPLLAVLFHFRATRRLAERRI comes from the coding sequence ATGAAGCTAGCGAGCGCGTTCCTCGGGCTGCTTGGATTGGCGCTCGTTCTGCACTGGCCACCGTTGGCGCAAGCAGCCACCGATGTAAGGTTGGCGTCAGCAGAGGTGTCCCTGACCGGTCCATGGCAATTCAGTTTTGGCAACGATCCGCAATGGGCAATGCCACAGTTTGACGACCGTAGCTGGGAGCGGATCGATCTGACGCCACTGGCCGGTGCGCATGATGGCGACGTCGGTTTATCGAACTATGTCCCCGGCTGGACGGCGCACGGACACGCCGGCCGATGGGGCCATGCCTGGTACCGGATGCGCCTCCACTGGAGCGTGCCGGAGGGAGCGCAGCCGGTACTGATCGGTCCAACGCTTGTCGATGACGCGTATGAGATTTTCTGGAACGGCAAAAAGATCGGTGGGGTTGGCGACTTCAGCGCCGATCCTCCACGAGCGTTTTCAACGCATCCCGTTCTTTATAAGTTGCCCGAATCTGCATCTTCTGGCGATGCGGTTGTCGCCATTCACGTCTACCTGCAGCAAAGTAACGTCAGTGCGAGTGAAGCCGGCGGGGTGCACGTTGCTCCGATCCTGGCCGAATCGAATGCAGGCCATGCACGCCTGCTCACGCAGTGGTGGCAGACCTTCTGGGGCTACGTTGTCGAGGTGATCGAGCCGGTGTTCCTGGTGGGCCTGGCCTTGTATGCCTTGTCGCTACGAAGCATCAGTCTGCCGGATCGATTTTGGACCAGGGTTGCCCTGGCCCTGATCTCCATCGCTTTACTTCGCTTCAATCAGGCGGTATCTGCCTGGACGGAGATCGAAAGCCTGAAAACATACGATGTCGTCAGATCGGTCGTGCTCGGGCCGCTTACTCTCGGCACCTGGGTTATCGCCTGGAACAGCTGGGTGTCTCCGCCCGATCGTCGGATCGATCGCTTTGCGATGGCTCTTGCCGTCCTTGCAGCGATCGCCGCCCTCGTCGGACAGCACGTTGAGATCGTCCGGGTGGCCAGCCGCCTGGCGCTGCTTGCGCTGTTTGTCTGGGTGGCATGGCATATCGTCAGGCACGGACGCGGGCGCACGTTTGCGTTGATAACCATGCTCACCACCGGTGTCGCCATGTTCGCCGAGGAGATCAATACGATCGGCGTGCCCGGGATATGGTTTCCTTTCGGCGTCGGCGTGTCGCGAAGCCAGTACGCGCTTTCAGTCGCCATCCCCCTGCTTGCCGTCCTGTTTCACTTTCGCGCGACAAGACGGCTTGCGGAACGCCGTATCTGA
- the gnd gene encoding phosphogluconate dehydrogenase (NAD(+)-dependent, decarboxylating), with protein sequence MKLGMIGLGRMGSNMAQRIALGGHQVVGFDLNPQARKELEAKGAASADSLAALVAALPAPRTLWLMVPAGDITDNTLKDLLSLLAAGDTVIDGGNSNYKDTVRRARIFAEKQMDYIDCGTSGGIWGLTEGYSLMIGGEKAAVERARPLFEALAPAKDQGWGHVGPVGSGHFTKMIHNGIEYGMMQAYAEGFSILKHKSEFALDLHQVAEIWRTGSVVRSWLLDLTSDALGKNPNMSGIAPYVVDSGEGRWTVDEAIALNVPAPIITQSLIERLRSRDDDSFTDKLLSAMRNEFGGHAIKSE encoded by the coding sequence ATGAAACTCGGCATGATTGGCCTCGGCCGCATGGGTTCCAATATGGCTCAGCGCATCGCGCTCGGCGGGCATCAGGTGGTGGGTTTCGACCTCAATCCGCAGGCGCGCAAGGAGCTGGAAGCCAAGGGCGCGGCATCCGCCGATTCGCTGGCCGCGCTGGTAGCGGCCCTGCCCGCCCCGCGCACGCTGTGGCTGATGGTGCCGGCGGGGGATATCACCGATAACACCCTCAAGGATCTTCTATCGCTGTTGGCTGCCGGCGACACGGTTATCGATGGCGGCAATTCGAACTACAAGGACACGGTGCGCCGGGCGCGGATATTTGCCGAAAAGCAGATGGACTATATCGACTGCGGCACCAGCGGCGGTATATGGGGCCTGACCGAAGGCTATAGCCTGATGATTGGTGGCGAGAAGGCGGCTGTCGAGCGTGCGCGGCCGCTCTTTGAGGCGCTCGCACCCGCCAAGGATCAGGGCTGGGGACATGTGGGTCCGGTGGGGTCCGGCCACTTCACCAAGATGATTCACAACGGCATCGAGTACGGCATGATGCAGGCTTACGCCGAAGGCTTTTCCATTCTCAAGCACAAAAGCGAGTTTGCGCTCGATCTGCATCAAGTGGCCGAGATATGGCGCACCGGCAGCGTGGTGCGCTCGTGGCTGCTGGATCTGACCTCCGATGCGCTTGGGAAGAACCCGAACATGAGCGGCATTGCGCCTTATGTAGTCGATTCGGGCGAGGGGCGATGGACGGTGGATGAGGCGATTGCGCTCAATGTACCTGCACCGATAATTACGCAATCGTTGATCGAACGGCTGCGGTCGCGCGACGACGATTCGTTTACCGACAAGTTGCTGTCGGCGATGCGTAACGAATTTGGTGGGCATGCGATCAAAAGTGAATGA
- a CDS encoding HAMP domain-containing sensor histidine kinase: MMSTASFRHSVVFRMAAGYGLLLLLSVAAISAVFYVATAGLLRRNIDEQLRSTSRHLLQVKQQDADALVREIHGLLTDNQDSDTEIYLLLDGSGHKLIGNLTAWPSAAIATNGLRQLDVERLGRYSASRLLAHRFADGSVLLVGRDMRDVFELEHMILVALSLGGVLAVLLAGGGAMLFRSQLQRQLKVIHRTTTEIAAGRLDRRVAMGRSRDEFAVVAHDINDMLDEIERLMDTSRNVSNAIAHDLRTPLGRVRGALEQALRSPQRNERLPDGAQYAIDEIDSLITVLDKLLQIAEAESGVRRGSFEPLVLRNLVEDMVELYQPAAESVAISLDGIVDGEPSVLADRHLLAGVLANLLDNALKYAGKDASITVHAARHGEQVQISVQDTGPGIPESALARATERFFRVDTSRHQRGNGLGLSIVAAVVALHRGQLTLTNTSPGLNVTITLPATPLSKP; the protein is encoded by the coding sequence ATGATGTCGACGGCTAGCTTCCGCCATTCGGTGGTGTTCCGCATGGCGGCAGGCTACGGCCTGTTGCTGCTGTTGTCGGTGGCGGCGATCTCCGCAGTGTTCTATGTCGCCACGGCGGGGCTGCTTCGCCGCAATATCGACGAGCAGCTGCGCAGTACGTCACGCCATCTATTGCAGGTGAAGCAGCAGGATGCCGACGCGCTGGTGCGTGAAATCCACGGCCTGCTTACCGACAACCAGGACAGCGATACCGAGATCTACCTGTTGTTGGATGGCAGTGGCCACAAGCTGATCGGCAACCTCACGGCGTGGCCATCCGCCGCCATCGCTACCAATGGCTTGCGCCAGTTGGACGTAGAACGTCTGGGACGCTACTCGGCAAGCCGCTTGCTCGCGCATCGCTTCGCCGACGGCAGCGTGCTGCTGGTGGGGCGCGACATGCGCGATGTGTTCGAGCTGGAGCACATGATCCTGGTCGCGCTGAGCCTGGGCGGTGTGTTGGCCGTGTTACTGGCCGGGGGCGGCGCCATGCTGTTTCGTTCGCAATTGCAGCGTCAGCTCAAAGTCATCCATCGCACCACCACCGAGATCGCCGCCGGGCGCCTGGATCGCCGTGTCGCCATGGGACGTTCACGTGACGAGTTCGCGGTGGTGGCGCACGACATCAATGACATGCTCGATGAGATCGAGCGACTGATGGATACCTCGCGCAATGTCTCCAATGCGATCGCACACGACCTTCGTACGCCGCTTGGCCGGGTGCGCGGCGCGTTGGAACAGGCCTTGCGCTCACCGCAGCGCAATGAGCGTCTGCCGGATGGTGCGCAATACGCCATCGACGAAATCGACAGCCTGATCACCGTGCTCGACAAGTTGCTGCAGATCGCCGAGGCCGAATCGGGCGTGCGCCGCGGGAGCTTCGAACCGCTTGTCTTGCGCAACCTGGTCGAGGATATGGTGGAACTCTACCAACCCGCCGCCGAATCGGTGGCGATCAGCCTGGACGGCATCGTGGATGGCGAGCCATCGGTATTGGCCGACCGCCATTTGTTGGCGGGTGTACTGGCCAACCTGCTGGACAATGCCCTCAAATACGCCGGCAAAGATGCGAGCATCACCGTGCATGCCGCTCGACATGGCGAACAGGTACAGATCAGCGTGCAAGACACCGGCCCCGGTATTCCCGAGTCAGCGCTTGCTCGCGCCACCGAGCGGTTCTTCCGCGTCGACACCAGCCGCCATCAGCGAGGCAACGGACTGGGCCTGAGCATCGTGGCTGCGGTCGTGGCGTTGCATCGCGGGCAGCTCACGCTGACCAATACCTCACCCGGCCTCAACGTCACCATCACCCTGCCCGCCACGCCCCTTTCCAAACCGTAA